A genomic region of Zalophus californianus isolate mZalCal1 chromosome 1, mZalCal1.pri.v2, whole genome shotgun sequence contains the following coding sequences:
- the RTP2 gene encoding receptor-transporting protein 2 produces the protein MSTSLTTCEWKKVFYEKMEVAKPADSWELVIDPNLKPNELAPGWKQYLEQHASGRFHCSWCWHTWQSAHVVILFHMYLDRAQRAGSVRMRVFKQLCHECGTARLDESSMLEENIESLVDNLITSLREQCYNEDGDQYRIHVASRPDGGPHHSEFCEACQEGIVHWKPSEKLLEEEATTYTFSGASKPSAQEGSGYNFFSLRWCLIGASLCLLIVYLQFSFRGSTFL, from the exons ATGTCTACCAGCCTGACCACTTGTGAATGGAAGAAAGTCTTCTATGAGAAGATGGAGGTGGCCAAGCCAGCCGACAGCTGGGAACTCGTCATAGATCCCAACCTCAAGCCCAACGAGCTGGCCCCAGGTTGGAAGCAGTACCTGGAGCAGCATGCCTCAGGCAG GTTCCACTGCTCCTGGTGCTGGCACACCTGGCAGTCGGCCCACGTGGTCATCCTCTTCCACATGTACCTGGACCGCGCCCAGCGGGCGGGCTCGGTGCGCATGCGCGTCTTCAAGCAGCTGTGCCACGAGTGCGGCACGGCGCGGCTGGACGAGTCGAGCATGCTGGAGGAGAACATCGAGAGCCTGGTGGACAACCTCATCACCAGCCTGCGGGAGCAGTGCTACAATGAAGACGGTGACCAGTACCGCATCCACGTGGCCAGCCGCCCGGACGGGGGTCCACACCACAGTGAGTTCTGCGAGGCCTGCCAGGAGGGCATCGTGCACTGGAAACCCAGCGAGAAGCTGCTGGAGGAGGAGGCGACCACCTACACCTTTTCAGGAGCCTCCAAGCCAAGCGCCCAGGAGGGTTCGGGCTACAACTTCTTCTCCCTTCGCTGGTGCCTCATTGgggcctccctctgcctgctcattGTCTACCTTCAGTTCTCCTTCCGCGGCTCTACCTTCCTTTAG